Below is a window of Vanessa tameamea isolate UH-Manoa-2023 chromosome 11, ilVanTame1 primary haplotype, whole genome shotgun sequence DNA.
TAGTAAATGGATATTCAGCGACAAACAAAGCAATTCATTCTAATTTTCAATTTGCAATCCATTTCGTCTAAATTCTAAAATCCTTCCTTTCGATATTTCTTATGATACATGATTGAACACGAATCAAaggatataaaaatgtaaaccgAAGAATCGGATGATATTTCAATAATGCTTTTCATaataccttttatttatttcggctctaaattataaattattgaaaattacgtaattttttaagttttgtgaCCTGTGTCATTTATCGttggaatattttgttaaaaaagaatatttgcactggatataaataaaactaaatataataattaaatctaatgtattgataataaaacGGCGAACggctttacttataaatgtgttaaattaaatagtgatttttcttttttgtcaCCATTGATTTGACTTTCGAAATAAGAACACACATCATTACTTAAATTTAGCACCCCCTAATCAACGTACTTATAGGTAAAGCCGTATATATTGTTAAAGACGATAAAGAACAAGCAATGCTGTCACTTGAATAATTTGATAaagtaatgtattataatacgCTCTGACAAGGAAATTGTTAaggatttcttaaaataattaatacgagTTTCGTTTGATTGTTATTTGAGTATTGTTCAGAGGTAATTACAATTGGGCCTTGTTTTGCAGAAAAGTACTAACCAATTtgctaagatttaaaaataatataatgaaataaaaaaatgccataatattaaatatatataattaaagaataaccACTGTCACTATAAAAATGGTTTGGTACATTTCTTCACAACACGGTCCAATTCAAAGTGAAAATtgcgataataaaatattatttttaagtataaggggaaataaataaataatcaaatgcattataatatgcattagaatataatgcatatatattctaactagctgttacccgcggcttcgctcgcgtagaatatgaatatatttacaaattaactaaaaatattacgttaatgtaagtcctctttgtataccacattggtgtgtatttcagcccttagggtagaatatccaaaaacacttaaatacgtatctactcatttttctcatttctcatttttaatcggtagcccaaaaataaaacttcgagcttctaacttcaaaatgacggacttccagactaacctgtctacgaaatgtcaaccactactttttccctttaggcgtaaaatatccagaaacgtttaaatacgtatcaacttatttttaatcggtagcccaaaaataaaatttcatgcctCTAACTTTataaatgacagacttccagactaacctgcatacaaaatgtcaacccctatttcaccccctcagaggtagaatttccaaaattcgctacttagtgggtgtcatgatatgttaatttataagtgttcagcctaaaatataagttttatgcttctagttataaaaatgataatactttcaacaacttacaatctTTCaacccccttttcaaccctttacaggacttttttccaaataaaaagtagcctatgtcctttctcaggctctagactatttatgtgcaaaattttatttaaatcggtccagtagttttggcgtgaaagcgagacagacagacagacagagttactttcgcatttataatattataaagtatggatagtatggattagtatggaagtatggatttgcaaacatattttctgaggtgtgttttctgaataattttaacgaaatgcaGAGACACggttttattcaactttaatcTGCAAACTTTATTacgaactaaaaataaaaccaactaaaaataaatgaaacctaaaagtgactattcaattgaaactaacctacctaataaagtgcgagtcggactcgtggaccgagggttccatatacatatttataggtatgtaaataacttatagatctaccaaaagggaacaatgattgaagatatttcccttttttcaagttttttaaataccaatgtaagcagagccctgctcctaagcaaaatgtacgcagtgtgggatcaatttatactggatatatttataaaagaaataaaaataaaaaaatcatgattttcagtttttttttagtttattgtgcttTAATAACTaccttcatgccaaatttcaagtttctaggactacagactttcaagaaaaatatataattcccgtttattccctatcccttgggaattccgaaatatcctaaaaatagtttttatttgttgttataatctacttgcatgctaaatttgaaatccctaataattatagttacggagatagagttactttggttcgaaaatataaatcccatttattccctatcccgtgggaattttaaaaaatcccttcttagtgcacctctaggatactcaaggtatacgtgtgccaaatttcaagtctctaggtcAGTCAGTCTCTAGtcagtggtttaggctgtgcgttgtctgtcagtcactcagtaacggaagagttttatatatattgataaaataattatcatttcaaaAAGTGTGTTAAACATTATATGTTCAACGTCTAATATTTAGGTAATTTATATCTCATATAATAATGTGCATTTTCTAAAGTAgaatttgatttttatcaattattcgTCATATTCCTCATCATCCGGAGCCAAAGTAGTGGACGTATTGAATATTGTGCTCACGATTTTCTTGACCACTTTCGTACCATGTCTCAGAAGTGTCAACTTGAACTGCATAAGGACTATGAGGTATGTAGACATGAATGATATGTTctgaaaagaaaacaaaacaagtttatgctagataaattaaaatcaaaattgctTGTTACATAATGTTTTGCCTTTTAATgcgttattgtaattaaatactgaatcatattatctattttaattccgatcatcatcattttaaaataaacatctgaTATTATGATCATTTTGATTATtcgtcaataaataaatcaatttaaatatttgattgtcCAATCTGAATACCAGTTCAATTGTAATTCAAGCAAACTAGTCAAAATTATTTGGAGTCATGCAAGATtagataatattgttaaatatatatctcaatGAGGATTAGCGATGGATTGCGTGGACTGTCTAATATAAGGTTTTAGctactattttatacatataaaacaaacttttaaaaattgtacttaAAAAACACTAATAGCTTGAAAGGTTGTTTATATACTGAAATAGTATTATGTAGATTAAAAAGTTACCGCAGTAAACAATTCTCTGTTAATGTTAGTAAATCCATCAAGGTTCATGATGGGCGGATTCTTGGCGATAGCAACTAGAAACATCTCAACCTCACGCTGCGTGCTGCGATCGATAGCGCCCAGATTAACATTCAAAAGACGCATTTGAAATTCTAGACCGACCTGGAAATCACTTAAgtagtattttaattgtatttgttattaaattctgAAGAAGTTCGtccaaataattaatttagactatcttctttaaaattatatttaacgtacCATGCACTTGCTAAACGATGGAGAAGAATTTACGACTGTTTCCAAAAGAAACACTtcagaattaaaattaactggCGAAGAAAATTGagctatttatactaatattataaatgcgaatataACTCtatctgcctgtctgtctgttagtcTTTCACAGCCAAAACACTccactgattttgatgaaatttgttgttgagcaaatttgaactccaaagaaggacAGAGGCTATTTTTGCCTAACGCCTgccgaccaacccctaaaatgcgagcgacgATACGGCGacaaatagtataataaaaaaatagtatcaaaaCTGAAACTGAAAATGtgataatatatctttttttttggtttatttaggTTGACAAGACAATGGGCCAACTGTGCCCGCTCTACCAAATTTTGtccattaatttcatttatacacTGGTGATTACGGATATTTACATTGTTTAGTTATTCTACCTTAATTAAAGTAAACGAACAATAAATTGATAATGATTACATGAACCTCACCTTCCTCGTAGCGTGATAAGCTTCATTACAAATGATGAAAAGTAGGGTCATACAATAGCCCACTATCACAAATAATCCCATTTCTTTGTAGCTTAAACCATGCTCCAGTATCTCGGAGAGGGAGCCATACAAGGAAATTGTTGTAGTGAAAAATATTACCATGCAATATATACCGTACATATTTGAGTATGCTCTACctgaaattgatttaattaaaaaggtatttttttaattaccgatATGAAAAATGAATACTCAggctatatattttacataaaacgttCAAGACTAAAGACTTTCAacgtataattaaatgtaatgtgtATTATCGATATAGAtagatttattaatgaatattataatataccgaATTTTCTCTTTCCGACATCACTAATTTCGACATCGAAAGTAGAAGACAAAGCATTGTGTAACcttgtataatatacttaaatgtataaataggtgacatttcacatttaaattaattggtgatatatacctatgtaatgtaaaaaatataggtatatttcatttttataacagGAAAGATAAgtctgtaagaaatgtttattcatttttttaacaaaagctTGCCCTATTATTGTAGCCTTACACGGGAGCCTCTTtcgatttacatattttttactggTCCCGTTCTAATGTATTCGTCATACGAATATATCTCATTAAAGCTGTATAAAATTGGATGACAAGTGTTATGTCgaccgtatttttttatattgtaagctTTGAACGCGAATCCGTGTAGTACTCTAATATCGCTCGTAAATAAAAATCTGgtaatacaacatttttaattcttccctttttaatattgtaatgttcaTTTAATTGTTGCTATTGTTAAAAGGCCAACAAGATCTAGTTGGAGAGgagaaaattgaaaatgttagACCGGACACGCATCTTAGCACTTTCATGTGTTTCGTGCGTTGGGAAATATCACGAGGATGTACGTATTGGCTGAAAATCTATCATGTTTATATTCATCAACCAGCACTGAAGCAGCTTAGTGGAAATAGCTCCAAAAATTTACCTCTAAAGGAGTGGAGTAATGCCTCCAAGCATTGGGACATATAGGTtcagttattttactttacttttattattttcgaaattaaCTACTaggcaatttaaatttatgtttgatattaaaacaCATGATAATGATATTCTTACCCAATTGTTGCATCATATGCGACAAGTCAACCCAAAGATGGCGAAACTGTGCTAATTTCAAAGCTGGATGTTCAGCTTCCAAAGCTTTATGAAGGTTTTTCGCTAATCCTTTAGATGCCGTTCCAAATGCATTGCAGTTAATATACCTGTATagcagtataataatttaactttagcaATACATGACGAATTTATAAccacaattaaatattacttaccaCAATGAACAGAAGCCGTCTAGCATGGCAATGATGTGATAATATGCAAAAGAGTGCCAAAGTTCAAAGTCATCTTGCAAATAATTTTGCGAGAGAATAACAGCGAAACTGAGAGCCCACGAAAATATACACAGACCCCATGTAAGCGAATATAGATTTGGAAATACGATTGGTGTGCCAGTAATTTTAAGGTATTTCAACTGAAAATAAggttagaattaaaaatacgtcgaaaaacaattgaatacgtgacagttttttttttttattggtccaGAACTTGGTTATCGAACCAATATTTTCACCTATGACCTCGGTTTCTGCATCACTTTTTACCTACCATATAAAAGGAACTTCAGTTctgtaaaactaattaatttgtcgatcttatatcataataattattatatagttcatAGCAAGTCTGATCCAATCACCGATtattaatacacattttttaaatgaatagccattatgcattttatatattatatattatgtcaccTGGTAATGCGTCcacatgtttttaaatatagcaaCCTCAGACCCGTGTCGCCAGGAGGCGATAGGTAACAAGAAGTGTgggatgagaatgctgagaaatattatattgtagataACCTCGTCGAAACGCTTGTTGGAGTTCTGTTGAAAGTTCGCTAGACGCTCGCTGCCGACTAcgataatatagaatattattacagtaaaatacttgtatatttcaaaataataaatcagaacgatgcttttaatttattttatattatatttaaaaacttattttcttttcaaatgaTTTCAAACGTTTACCTTTTACCACGATAATACTCTCAAGACTCCAAACAAGATAAGCCCACAACGTTGCTTTGGAAATCCAGTTGTATGTTGTACGTTTAGTTGTTTGTGTCTCTAAAACATTACATAatcattattgatttattttaaaagacacATTCAAATttctcatttaaattacaacattttttttcatcaaattaaACAACAATCCACAAACATGTTGCccatgtttatgttattttgatttttcttatACTTGTCTGGGATTTAATCCGAAAATTCGTCGTTCTTTGGTTAAGAATACGTGTTCTATACATTGGGAAATTGAAGTATTGTAatgatataacattataaaaaaaattaacatcaaataatatcttttgtaatatgtatgtattttgtaatatttattcccaatatataaaaaccatttacaataagtttaattcaataaatattactaacgtCTATGCACTCTCATTATCGGCATGACGCCCATGATCTGAAAGAGAACCAGCAGGCTCTTTGTAGTGATGTAAAAACTATCGTGTTGGTCAAGCAGCTCCCCATCTTTGTCTTTGATTTGTGGACCATAGATATCCTTTTCTTGATAAgctacaatattaaattgatagtcacatatttttggtatttatcattaaatacaagattttacttcgcatataaaaaataattcttgttATTTTCGTAATccaaatatttacgtttaatttatcgGATAAAATGAAACTGTACTGTTGTTGTTGACACAAAAAAGTTTCTGGCATAGTATTATCATTGCACAATACACACGCAAATAATATCGCATTATtgaccaaaataaaaattaaagatactCTTACAACGAATGCCAGGTGTTGTAAATTCAGTAGATGTATTTACGTggaatcattaaattattatccatacctaaaaattaaacgataatacctcataaaataataattaatgctttGCGTTGGGCAAAAGACAATTTATAAGAAATCATACGGTAAAGGTAAAGaactataaaagtaaagtacaGCTAGatgtaattttatcttaattgataaatattgtataaaatatgtaaaatactaCTTTACTTTTAGTTAACAATGGGATCTAGGATTTTATTAACGTTGGCTTACTTACACTTCAAGCCGGAAAcagaagtaaatatttatgataaccgtgtattttacatatagggaaaatgtttatatgttcTAAATGAATCCTAATTTGAATGTTATCAGTttcaataagaaattatttattttggaataaaaaatatgaactcATTACGGAACATAATTATGTGTAATTTCAAACACATTACAAGTGAACTCACTTGGAATGAGATTGgaattacatataaacataatggTTACAAAGTTCAATAGTAGTAACagagaaacattaaaaaatatacatcaacAAAAACAACTTCTATTTTGGCTTTTTAAGGTTACTTCTAAATATTGAAACGTAGCACTATTTTGTTCTTGTCGCAGGTAACTCTACATATTCCTTGTATTTATGTGAATTGGTTTCAAATGCGACTTAGCTACATTTCCctaaatttctattaaatactcGTCAAATAAATAATGCTCCGTACCTTAATTGATATACAGGTGTGCTCCATTAAGTTTGATAATTggaatatacttaatttgttacttgatatttaatataagacttcgatatttttttgtgtgtgattgtataataatatcttgGTTAATACTCAAAGGAGTGAAACTAggaattacttaatttttaggATGAAAAAGTAAGTATGAGGTTTATGTGATATTAATAGTCCATAgattaaattgaaatcatttgattaaaataaataaatcctttgGGCGTTTCTTATTAACTTGTACTTACAGATAGTACcatacctaaataaaataagcatgTATCGTCAGCTTCACTTCCCCGGACAATATTTAAGCGCCTATaccattaatgtttattaaaaataacagcaaaataattttacatattattagtattcatATATTACTGGTTGTATGTTGTGGTATACCTAttagaagttttaattttacagcCCGGCTTAACAACGGAACGAACGAacgaataaaagaaaaaaaagcaaaattatcCAGACGCCTTGTCTATATTGAAACAAGTGaccatcaattttattttattaaatgatgtgcattttatcactattaaatgtcataaaatcaCCATTAACTTatctaagttattataattataatcatataaagaCATTTTCGATATTCGGTAatcataaatagtataaatttcaACAATGACGTaaacactaaatgttttaacACTAAATGTGAACACGTATAGTAGTAGTTATTAATTAACCTTGCTATCAAGGCTACTGCagacataaaatattagaattcaGTTTTTCAATACggcattttgaaaaaaaagtaacgatattttatattgatacataaatatttttaatactatttgatattgcTCTCG
It encodes the following:
- the LOC113402574 gene encoding gustatory and odorant receptor 22-like, producing MRKRNMFEKIDGGDIKAYQEKDIYGPQIKDKDGELLDQHDSFYITTKSLLVLFQIMGVMPIMRVHRQTQTTKRTTYNWISKATLWAYLVWSLESIIVVKVGSERLANFQQNSNKRFDEVIYNIIFLSILIPHFLLPIASWRHGSEVAIFKNMWTHYQLKYLKITGTPIVFPNLYSLTWGLCIFSWALSFAVILSQNYLQDDFELWHSFAYYHIIAMLDGFCSLWYINCNAFGTASKGLAKNLHKALEAEHPALKLAQFRHLWVDLSHMMQQLGRAYSNMYGIYCMVIFFTTTISLYGSLSEILEHGLSYKEMGLFVIVGYCMTLLFIICNEAYHATRKVGLEFQMRLLNVNLGAIDRSTQREVEMFLVAIAKNPPIMNLDGFTNINRELFTANISFMSTYLIVLMQFKLTLLRHGTKVVKKIVSTIFNTSTTLAPDDEEYDE